From the genome of Bacteroides sp. MSB163, one region includes:
- a CDS encoding NADH:ubiquinone reductase (Na(+)-transporting) subunit B — translation MKALRNYLDKIKPNFEEGGKYHAFQSVFDGFETFLFVPNRTSKSGTHIHDAIDSKRIMSMVVIALIPALLFGMYNVGYQHFHATGATGSFIELFAYGFLAVLPKIIVSYVVGLGIEFVVAQWKKEEIQEGFLVSGILIPMIVPVDCPLWILAVATAFSVIFAKEVFGGTGMNVFNVALITRAFLFFAYPTKMSGDAVWVSGDSIFGMGQAVDGLTVATPLGEAATTGAVPPFSWDMVTGLIPGSIGETSVIAIALGAILLLVTGIASWKTMFSVFVGGAFMAWVFNTVGPDTPMAQMPWYEHLVLGGFCFGAVFMATDPVTSARTETGKYIFGFLIGVMAIVIRVLNPGYPEGMMLAILLMNIFAPLIDYCVVQGNISRREKRAIKSNN, via the coding sequence ATGAAAGCGTTAAGAAATTATCTCGACAAGATAAAGCCGAACTTTGAAGAGGGCGGTAAATACCACGCATTCCAGTCTGTGTTCGACGGATTCGAGACATTCCTGTTCGTCCCCAACAGGACTTCGAAATCGGGAACGCACATTCACGACGCTATCGACAGCAAACGCATTATGTCGATGGTGGTTATTGCGTTGATACCGGCGTTGTTGTTCGGTATGTATAACGTGGGTTATCAGCATTTCCATGCTACCGGTGCTACTGGTAGCTTTATCGAATTGTTTGCCTACGGTTTCCTGGCTGTATTGCCAAAAATCATTGTATCTTATGTAGTAGGTTTGGGTATTGAGTTCGTAGTGGCTCAGTGGAAGAAAGAAGAAATCCAGGAAGGTTTCCTTGTTTCCGGTATCCTTATCCCTATGATTGTTCCGGTGGACTGTCCGCTGTGGATTCTGGCAGTGGCTACTGCATTCTCTGTAATCTTTGCTAAGGAAGTGTTCGGTGGTACGGGTATGAACGTATTCAACGTTGCCTTGATTACCCGTGCATTCCTGTTCTTCGCATATCCCACCAAGATGTCCGGTGATGCCGTATGGGTATCGGGTGATTCTATCTTCGGCATGGGACAGGCTGTTGACGGATTGACCGTAGCTACTCCTTTGGGTGAAGCTGCCACTACAGGTGCCGTTCCGCCTTTCTCCTGGGATATGGTGACGGGGCTGATACCGGGTTCTATTGGTGAGACGAGTGTAATTGCCATTGCCCTCGGTGCTATCCTGTTGCTGGTAACGGGCATTGCAAGCTGGAAGACGATGTTCTCCGTATTCGTAGGTGGTGCATTCATGGCTTGGGTGTTCAATACAGTTGGTCCTGACACTCCGATGGCTCAGATGCCTTGGTACGAACACCTCGTGCTGGGTGGTTTCTGTTTTGGTGCCGTGTTCATGGCTACCGACCCCGTAACTTCGGCACGTACCGAGACGGGTAAGTATATCTTCGGTTTCCTGATTGGCGTCATGGCCATCGTGATCCGTGTACTGAACCCCGGTTACCCCGAAGGTATGATGCTCGCCATCCTGCTGATGAATATCTTTGCTCCGCTGATTGACTACTGTGTAGTACAGGGCAACATCAGCCGCCGCGAGAAACGTGCAATCAAGTCTAACAATTAA
- a CDS encoding Na(+)-translocating NADH-quinone reductase subunit A has product MANVIKLRKGLDINLKGKAAQELKSVKEPGFYALVPEDFTGITPKVVVKEQEYVMAGGPLFIDKNHPELKFVSPVSGVVTSVERGARRKVLNIVVEAAAEQDYEEFGKKDVNALNGESVKAALLEAGMFAFIRQRPYDVIADPTMYPKAIFISAFDSNPLAPDFEFALKGEEANFQTGLDALAKMAKTYLSISVKQKAAALTQAKNVTITAFDGPNPAGNVGVQINHISPIVKGETVWTIGAEAVIFIGRLFNTGRVDMTRKVAVTGSEVLKPAYCKLKVGALLTNVFSGNVTTGRDLRYISGNVLTGKQVSPNGFLGAFDSQLTVIPEGDDIHEMAGWIMPRFDQFSVNHSYFSWLMGKNKEYVLDARVKGGERHMIMSNEYDKVFPMDIFPEYLVKAIIAGDIDRMEALGIYEVAPEDFALCEFVCSSKVEVQRIVRAGLDMLRAEMA; this is encoded by the coding sequence ATGGCAAATGTAATTAAGTTACGTAAAGGCCTTGACATCAACCTGAAAGGTAAAGCTGCTCAGGAGTTAAAGTCTGTGAAAGAGCCGGGATTCTACGCATTGGTTCCCGAGGATTTCACGGGTATCACTCCGAAAGTGGTGGTCAAAGAACAGGAATATGTGATGGCCGGAGGACCCTTGTTTATCGACAAGAATCATCCTGAATTGAAATTTGTTTCGCCCGTAAGCGGCGTAGTGACAAGCGTGGAGCGCGGTGCACGCCGCAAAGTGCTGAACATTGTCGTTGAAGCTGCTGCTGAGCAAGACTATGAAGAATTCGGTAAGAAAGACGTGAATGCCCTGAACGGTGAGTCAGTGAAAGCTGCATTGCTGGAAGCAGGTATGTTCGCTTTCATCCGTCAGCGTCCCTACGACGTGATTGCTGACCCTACGATGTATCCGAAAGCCATCTTCATTTCAGCCTTCGACAGTAACCCGCTGGCACCCGATTTCGAGTTCGCCCTGAAAGGCGAGGAAGCAAACTTCCAGACAGGACTTGACGCTCTTGCCAAGATGGCAAAGACGTATCTGAGTATTAGTGTGAAACAAAAGGCAGCAGCGTTGACGCAAGCCAAGAATGTGACGATTACCGCATTTGACGGACCGAACCCGGCCGGAAATGTAGGCGTACAGATTAACCACATTTCCCCTATCGTGAAGGGTGAAACCGTGTGGACAATCGGTGCGGAAGCAGTCATCTTCATCGGTCGTCTGTTCAACACTGGTCGTGTGGACATGACGCGTAAGGTAGCTGTGACAGGTTCCGAAGTGTTGAAACCTGCATACTGCAAACTGAAAGTAGGCGCCCTGCTGACAAACGTATTCAGTGGAAACGTGACCACAGGCAGAGACTTGCGCTACATCAGCGGTAATGTACTTACAGGTAAACAGGTAAGCCCGAACGGCTTCCTCGGCGCTTTCGACAGTCAGCTGACAGTAATTCCCGAAGGTGACGACATCCATGAAATGGCAGGTTGGATTATGCCGCGTTTTGATCAGTTCAGCGTAAATCATTCCTATTTTAGCTGGTTGATGGGCAAGAACAAGGAGTATGTACTCGATGCACGTGTCAAAGGCGGCGAACGCCACATGATTATGTCCAACGAGTACGACAAGGTATTCCCAATGGACATCTTCCCCGAATATCTGGTGAAGGCTATCATTGCAGGCGATATCGACCGCATGGAGGCCCTGGGTATCTACGAAGTAGCTCCCGAGGATTTTGCCCTTTGCGAATTTGTATGCTCTTCAAAGGTAGAAGTTCAACGTATTGTTCGTGCCGGGCTCGACATGCTTCGTGCTGAAATGGCGTAA
- a CDS encoding C1 family peptidase: MNKRILSVFVFSAALFSMQAQDGKGGISETMLHQIKQSYQGSIADKALRNAIGNNDIRKLALNQENLTGMDTHFSVKVNSKGITDQKSSGRCWLFTGLNVMRAKTIAQYGFQSFEFSEIYPFFWDQLEKANLFLQGVIDTSKSPMTDKTVEWLFQHPLSDGGTFTGVADIVSKYGLVPKEAMPETNSSDNTARMANLISLKLKEYGLQLRDLASKGAKPAALDKEKTTMLGTIYRMLVLNLGVPPTEFDYVRKDAKGNPAETEHHTPMSFLKKYGDENLLTNYVMVMNDPTREYYKCYEIDYDRHRYDGKNWTYVNLPVEDIKEMAIASLKDSTMMYFSCDVGKFLNSERGLLDVKNYDYESLMGTTFGMDKKQRIQTFSSGSSHAMTLMAVDLNQDGQPVKWMVENSWGPASGYQGHLIMTDEWFNEYMFRLVLETKYVPAKVMDIFKQKPIRLPAWDPMFAEEN, translated from the coding sequence ATGAATAAACGAATTTTATCAGTTTTTGTTTTCAGTGCCGCTTTGTTTTCTATGCAGGCACAGGACGGGAAGGGTGGTATCAGCGAAACCATGCTGCATCAGATTAAACAGAGCTATCAGGGATCTATTGCCGATAAAGCCTTGCGTAATGCTATTGGCAACAACGACATCCGCAAACTGGCCCTCAACCAGGAAAATCTGACAGGTATGGATACTCATTTCTCCGTGAAAGTAAACTCCAAAGGAATTACAGACCAGAAATCTTCCGGCCGTTGCTGGCTTTTCACTGGGCTGAACGTGATGCGTGCCAAGACTATTGCCCAATATGGCTTCCAGTCTTTTGAATTTTCAGAGATTTATCCTTTCTTCTGGGACCAGTTGGAGAAAGCGAACCTTTTCCTCCAAGGTGTAATCGACACAAGCAAAAGTCCGATGACCGACAAGACCGTGGAATGGCTTTTCCAGCATCCGTTGAGTGATGGAGGAACGTTTACGGGGGTTGCCGATATCGTCAGCAAATATGGTCTGGTGCCTAAAGAGGCGATGCCGGAAACGAACAGCAGCGATAATACGGCGCGCATGGCAAACCTCATTTCCCTGAAACTGAAAGAATACGGATTACAGTTGCGTGACCTTGCTTCCAAAGGAGCAAAACCTGCCGCACTGGATAAAGAAAAAACAACGATGCTCGGCACCATCTATCGCATGCTGGTGTTGAATCTTGGAGTTCCGCCCACGGAATTTGACTATGTACGCAAAGATGCCAAAGGCAATCCCGCAGAAACAGAACATCATACCCCGATGTCCTTCCTGAAAAAGTATGGTGACGAAAACCTGCTGACCAACTACGTGATGGTGATGAATGACCCCACCCGCGAGTACTACAAATGCTATGAGATAGACTATGACCGCCACCGCTACGACGGCAAGAACTGGACATACGTTAATCTGCCTGTAGAGGACATCAAGGAAATGGCCATCGCCTCCCTGAAAGACAGTACCATGATGTATTTTTCCTGCGATGTGGGCAAGTTCCTGAACTCAGAGCGTGGACTGCTCGATGTGAAAAACTATGATTACGAATCATTGATGGGCACCACTTTCGGCATGGATAAGAAACAGCGTATCCAAACCTTTTCCAGTGGCTCCAGCCATGCAATGACCCTCATGGCAGTGGACTTGAATCAGGACGGACAGCCTGTGAAGTGGATGGTGGAGAACAGTTGGGGTCCCGCAAGCGGTTACCAGGGACACCTGATTATGACTGACGAATGGTTCAACGAATATATGTTCCGTCTGGTGTTGGAAACCAAATATGTGCCTGCCAAAGTGATGGATATATTCAAGCAGAAGCCTATCCGTCTGCCGGCATGGGATCCGATGTTTGCGGAAGAAAATTAG
- a CDS encoding BamA/TamA family outer membrane protein encodes MKKYIIGIVTLLFSVTVLSAQEMINLATSNDTTPALTKRELRKQKVAKRNLHYNILGGPSYTPDFGAVLGGSALMTFRMNPSDTTQLRSVVPVAIAFLFNGGINLFSKPQLFFKGDRFRIFGKFAYKNTEDNFYGLGYNTNKNYVRSDTTSQYRYSGIQFNPWFLFRLGNSNIFAGPQIDINYDDITEPAKHLVNEPSYKAAGGTSKGYTNFNSGVGFLLTYDSRDIPANAYRGMYLDFRGMMYTKFLGSDDNFYRLEIDYRQYKSLGKRRVLAWTAQSKNVFGDVPLTQYVLTGTPFDLRGYYMGQYRDKSSHVVMAEYRQMINTDKSTWVKRMLNHVGFVGWAGCGFMGPTMGKIEGVLPNYGIGLRIEVQPRMNVRLDLGKNTVNNQTLFYFNMTEAF; translated from the coding sequence ATGAAGAAATATATAATAGGTATTGTGACGTTACTGTTTTCAGTAACAGTTCTTTCCGCTCAGGAAATGATAAACTTGGCTACCAGCAATGACACGACTCCGGCATTGACCAAACGTGAATTACGAAAACAAAAGGTAGCAAAGCGAAATCTGCATTATAACATTCTGGGTGGCCCCAGTTACACCCCCGACTTTGGTGCCGTACTTGGCGGAAGCGCCCTGATGACGTTCCGGATGAATCCCAGTGACACCACACAGTTGCGTTCTGTAGTCCCCGTAGCTATTGCTTTCCTGTTCAATGGCGGCATCAACCTCTTCTCCAAACCCCAGCTCTTCTTCAAAGGCGACCGCTTCCGCATCTTCGGAAAGTTTGCTTACAAGAATACGGAAGACAACTTCTATGGATTAGGTTATAATACGAATAAAAATTATGTCCGCAGCGACACCACCAGCCAATATCGTTACAGCGGCATACAGTTCAACCCCTGGTTCCTGTTCCGACTGGGCAACAGTAATATATTTGCCGGTCCGCAGATAGACATCAACTATGACGACATCACGGAACCTGCCAAGCATCTGGTAAACGAGCCTTCCTACAAAGCGGCGGGCGGAACCAGCAAAGGATATACTAACTTCAACTCCGGCGTCGGCTTCCTGCTGACTTACGATAGTCGTGACATCCCTGCCAATGCATATCGTGGTATGTACCTTGATTTTCGTGGAATGATGTACACTAAATTTCTCGGAAGCGATGACAATTTCTATCGTCTGGAGATAGATTACCGCCAGTATAAGAGCCTGGGTAAACGCAGGGTACTCGCCTGGACGGCCCAGAGTAAAAATGTATTCGGTGACGTGCCGTTGACGCAATACGTCCTTACAGGAACTCCTTTCGACCTGCGCGGTTATTATATGGGACAGTATCGTGATAAATCCTCCCATGTAGTCATGGCAGAATATCGCCAGATGATAAACACCGACAAAAGTACCTGGGTGAAACGCATGCTCAACCATGTAGGTTTTGTGGGATGGGCAGGTTGTGGTTTCATGGGGCCCACTATGGGCAAAATAGAAGGTGTACTGCCCAATTATGGCATAGGATTACGCATCGAGGTGCAACCCCGCATGAACGTGCGTCTCGACTTGGGTAAAAATACAGTTAACAATCAAACATTGTTCTACTTCAACATGACAGAAGCATTTTAA
- a CDS encoding glycosyltransferase family 2 protein, with protein MRTFEIVFWISLFIVFYTYIGYGIVLYILVKIKETFRKLVHYPMPPDGDLPELTLFIAAYNEEDVVNEKMQNCLELDYPAEKLQIFWVTDGSNDHTNERLARWPQATVLHQPVRQGKTAALNRGMKFVKTPLVVFTDANTHLNREALREIVHAFVNPKVGCVAGEKRIAMQAKDNAASGGEGIYWKYESKLKALDSRLYSAVGAAGELFAVRSELFEDMQTDTLLDDFILSLRIVMRGYTIAYCAAAYATENGSADMQEEEKRKVRIAAGGLQSIWRLRPLLNPFRYGLLNFQYVSHRVLRWSITPILLFLLLPLNVVLLFTTAQPLFYAIILGLQILFYLMGIWGYVLSRRHIKNKILFIPYYFLFMNVNVIRGFRYLSKRKGNKSGAWEKARRAG; from the coding sequence ATGAGAACTTTCGAGATAGTATTCTGGATAAGCCTGTTTATTGTATTCTACACTTATATAGGATATGGAATTGTATTGTACATTTTGGTCAAAATTAAAGAAACTTTCCGTAAACTGGTACATTACCCCATGCCCCCCGACGGGGATTTGCCGGAACTGACCCTGTTCATCGCTGCTTACAACGAAGAAGATGTTGTGAATGAGAAGATGCAGAACTGCCTGGAGTTGGATTATCCCGCAGAGAAACTACAGATATTCTGGGTTACGGACGGCAGTAACGACCATACCAACGAACGCCTTGCACGCTGGCCACAAGCCACTGTACTCCACCAACCCGTACGCCAGGGAAAAACCGCTGCACTCAACCGGGGTATGAAGTTTGTAAAAACTCCCCTTGTCGTATTCACCGATGCCAATACACATCTGAACCGGGAAGCCTTACGTGAAATTGTTCATGCCTTTGTCAATCCCAAAGTGGGCTGCGTGGCAGGCGAAAAACGTATAGCCATGCAGGCAAAGGATAATGCCGCATCCGGTGGGGAAGGCATTTACTGGAAATATGAGTCTAAGCTGAAAGCCCTCGATTCACGCCTCTACTCGGCTGTAGGCGCTGCCGGAGAATTGTTTGCCGTCCGCAGCGAACTGTTCGAGGATATGCAGACAGATACATTGCTCGACGACTTCATTCTCTCCCTTCGCATCGTCATGCGGGGTTACACCATCGCTTACTGCGCTGCCGCCTATGCCACCGAAAATGGTTCTGCTGATATGCAGGAAGAGGAAAAACGCAAAGTACGCATCGCAGCCGGAGGTTTGCAATCCATCTGGAGACTGCGTCCATTACTGAACCCTTTCCGCTACGGCCTGCTCAACTTCCAATATGTGTCTCATCGTGTCCTGCGGTGGTCCATCACTCCCATCCTGTTATTCCTGCTGCTTCCCCTCAACGTAGTATTGCTTTTCACCACTGCCCAGCCACTATTCTATGCTATTATCCTGGGGTTACAAATTCTGTTTTATCTGATGGGAATCTGGGGCTATGTTCTCTCCCGAAGGCACATAAAGAACAAGATACTCTTTATTCCATACTACTTCCTCTTCATGAACGTAAACGTGATAAGAGGATTCCGCTACTTGAGCAAACGTAAAGGCAATAAAAGCGGAGCCTGGGAAAAAGCACGAAGGGCAGGCTAA